CAGATGCATCACTGTTGATCAGAACCTGTCCATCATCAGTCCAGAAATCACCACCATAGGAACGTACAATAGGTGCAAGGTTATGGAGGATACGGGCATCATAGCCCTGTCCATCAACTGTCTGGAATCCCCAAACACCGGTCTTCTCCTTGATCGTCTTACTTGCCATCTTGAAGGCTTCCCAATCCCAAGCACCCTCTGCTGCATACTGCTCAGGAGTTTTTACCCCAGCCTTGGCAAAGAGGTCCTCGTTGTAGAGGATGAAGAAGGGAGAGGTGGAAAAAGGTATTGCATACACATTCCCATCTTTGCTCCACAGCTCAAGAGCATCACTGGAGATATCCTGGGGGTCATAGGCTTTCATGCCATCATTCAGATTGGCAAGCAATCCGCTTTCAATGAATGCAGGAGCTGCTGTCTCAAGAACCCAGAATAAGTCCGGACCATTCTGACCTTGGAGCTCCAAGGAAAGCTTGGTGTTGTACTCTGCGAAAGGAATGGATTCAAAGGTAGCATCAATCTCGATACCCTTCTGTGCAGCAAATCCCTGTACAAAGGAGTCGAGCAGAGCAATCTGATCAGGGTTGCTGGTCCATGTGGCGATGGTCATCGATACAGGGCCGCTCGGTGCAGCTTCTTCCTTAGCACCTGCAGCAAATGCCATACCCATGGCAAGAGAGAGAACGAGCAGGAAGGTCAGTAGACGCACTACTCCCTTCGTTTGGTTTGTTTTCATACAATCCTCCTAAAGTGTTTGATTAATCATTTAATCAGTCACTGTATGGTACCTCTGGTTTAGACATCCGTCAATAAAAAAATGCAACTCTCCGAAGAAAGCTGCATGCAACAAGAAATATCTGTGTATTAAGCCAAGAGAACCAAGCTCAATGCCATAACCATCATACCGGCGATAACCCCGGCAATTGCAATATGGTGTTCTCCGTACTCCTCGGCAGTTGGCAACAGTTCATCCAAGCTGATGTAAACCATGATACCTGCCACTGAAGCAAATACAAACCCGAAGGTGATATCATTGAACCAAGCACGCAAGAGGAAGTAGCCGATGACAGCTCCTACCGGTTCAGCGAGGCCGCTGAGCAAGCTCAACCAGAAGGCTTTCTTCCGGCTCTTGGTCGCATAGTAGATCGGGGCTGCAACAGCTACACCCTCAGGAATATTATGGATTGCAATAGCTACAGCAATGCTGATACCCAAGCTTGGATCGGAAAGCCCTGCCATGAAAGTAGCCAAGCCTTCGGGGAAGTTATGGATTGCAATGGCAAGCGCGCTGAAGAACCCCATACGCATCAGGCGGGCATCATCGCCTGCCTTCACTGGTTTCAAGTCACCAGGAACGCCTTTCATCTCATGTGGGTTCTCATATTCAGGAATAAGTTTGTCAATGATGGCAATAAGGGCAATACCGGCAAAGAATGCAATACTGGTCATCCAGTACCCTTGTTTCGGCCCCATTGCTGACTCAAGCGCTTCACGAGCCTTGACGAAGATTTCAATCATCGCCACATAGATCATGACTCCTGCTGAAAATCCAAGAGCAGCGGCGAGGAAACGTGGATTGAATTTTTTGGAGAAGAAGCTCATCAAAGAGCCAACCCCTGTACCCAATCCTGCAAAAATGGTCAATCCAAAGGCAACCAGAAGTGTTGAACTAGAAACATCATACATAGCGAGAATCTCCCGACATTGCGTGCGATACCTAACCCTATCACGAGCAGGAATTCAGAGCAACAGGAACTGATTGACTGCAGGAGAGATTCCCAGTAGCGTAAGCATACAACAGAAGGAGTGAACTCAGGTGAGCAAAGAACGTAGCACCCATCTCTTCAATTCAATAGCTCCCACCTACGGTCTGTTCTTTCGCTACCAGAAGAAGCGGTATGCGAAGAACATCCTAGGGATGAAAGACACCATTGATCTCTCTTCTTACAACAGCATAATCGATGTTGGCTGTGGTACCGGAGCCTTTTGCAGCGCCCTTGCAGACCTAAATCTTGAGGTAACCGGTATAGATCCAGCATCAAGGATGCTTGCAATCGCAAAAAAGAAAGCCGGCAGGGACAATATTACATTCCAGGAAGCAGATGTATTGGATGGGCTCCCCTTCCAGGACAACCAGTTCGATATTGCCATTGCCAGCTACGTCGCCCATGGAATGGAAAGGGAACAGAGAAAGAAGCTCTACAGAGAGATGAGCCGTATTGCCAAACACCTAGTGATCATCCACGACTACAACAAGAACCGCGCTCCCCTTACCAGCCTTATTGAATGGCTGGAAGGAGGTGACTACTTCCACTTCATCAAGCATGCAGAGACAGAGATGCGTGACTGTCTCTCTGAGATGAAGCAGTGCTTCAGGCAGGTGGAGGTTATCCCGATTGCTGAGCGTGCCAATTGGTATATCTGTACTCCTAACTCATAATCATGGACAAATTAAGGATGGTATAGAAACAGGTATACCCACAACCAAAACGATACGAACAAGACCTTTACACCACTAACTCTCAGCAATACAAGCATATCGATTCTTTTTACAACTTATGCCAACCCTTTCACTGTTCCATACTGGCTAAAAACAGGAAAAGGAGCAGCATATGAAAGAAAAACAGGAAGAGACAAAGGCAGAACGAACCAAGGTCATAGTCCTCAGTGGATTCGCCCTGGTGGTACTCTTCATCTTCGCCTTTGGCTGTTACGGATGCAGTTATCAGCCGATCACCCCTCCCGACCCAGAAGAGGCAGTTGATGTAACGGTTCGTCTCATCGGATCGAGCTGGGTTCTTGATGATGCACAGGGCACACAAGAGGGATTGGATGAACTACACAATATGGTCCTGGATTCCATTGTATTCAGTGATCGCCAGACTAACCCGGATGAAGAACTCTCACTCTCCTTGCAGTTTGCTGACGTTCCCCCTCTCTCTGGTGCTCTTATATACCAAGAGGAGGAAGGCTTCTTGCTTTCCATCGAAAACTTGCCTTACCCAGTAAATGTCGTGTACTCACAAAGCAAGGACGGCAAGACCGAAACGCTCACACTCAAAGGCCAAGAAAGCAACATTCACTGTTACTACTTGAAAAAATAATCATTTATGCAGATATTATGGGGAGAACGATTAATCATTGGCACTCGGTCGATACTTGTTCGTTCTATAAGGATAGATGCATATGACACAATATATACCACAGGACCTGCTGTTCTACTCAACGGACCAGTCGGTTATGACCACTCCCTTCCTGATTGAAATGCTTGACTCAGCCTTGATAGAGCACATTCAGATGGGGAACGTTGAAACTGCCTACGGGGTGCTGGAGATGAGTATCAACTTGACCCAGACCTTGGACGACAACACCCTGAGCGAAGCTGAGGGGAAAGACCTGCTTCACAAGGTAAAACGAGCAATGAGCAAAGGCAATATAGCCCAGGCAAAACAACACATGGTGGAGTTTGCCTTACGGTAGAACAGAATCATCGTGAAATAGGAAGGGGGTCTTTCGCCAGAGCGAGAGCCCCCTCTTCTTTCTCTTCACTGCTTTGTTATCTTCCGATACTGTAGTACTCCACCCCGGCTTCCAGCATTGCCCTGCTGTCAAAGAGGTTTCTTCCGTCATATACCAGTGCAGTCCTCATCAAGGACTTGAACGCTGAAGGTCCCACATCCCTGATCTCCTGCCAATCGGTGAAGATAAAGCATACTTGTGCACCGTTTAGGGCATCCTCAACAGTCTGTGCATACTCCATCGGAAATTGATACTGACGCTTACAGTTCTCTTCTGCCACTGGATCGAATGCAGTAATCTCTGCTCCTTGCTCAAGGAGGAGCGGAATATTGTAGACCGCTGGAGATTCACGTAGGTCATCGGTACCTGACTTGAAGGCCAAACCCAATACCGCGACCTTGATACCGCTAAAGGTGATCATGCGATTGGCAGCCTTTCTGTACAGTTTGTAGCGCTGTTCATTGTTGACATCTACGGCAGCGGTTACCGTTCTCAGGTTGTAGCCATACTGGGCGGCAAGGTATTGCAGTGCCTTGGTATCCTTGGGGAAGCAGCTTCCTCCATACCCAATACCAGCCTTCAGAAAGCGGGATCCAATACGTTGATCCAAGCTCATGCCAAGGGCTACATCCTCTATATTTGCACCAACAAGTTCACAGAGGTTTGCCAGGTCATTCATGTAGGAGATCTTGAGCGCCAAAAAGTCATTGGAGGCATACTTGGTCATCTCTGCACTTCTACGACTCACTGCCACAATAGGGAGACTGAAGGGAGCGTACAGTTCTCTGAGTATTGTCTCAGAGTGCTTGTCCTCGATCCCAATCACAATACGCTGGGCATGCATCATGTCATGTACTGCCGTCCCCTGTGCAAGGAATTCTGGATTGGAAGCAACCTCAATACGAACGGGATGAACCAAGGAGTCCTTGATGAACTGCTCGACCTTGTCGTTGGTACCGACAGGAACTGTCGATTTGACCACAACCAGGCAGTCACGCTCAACGCTCTCGGCAATCTGCCGTGCAACTGATGCCACATAGCTGAGGTTTGCCGACCCATCTGGAAGCTCCGGGGTCCCTACCCCAATAAAGATGACATCAGGATCACGATAGGCACTCTGGTAGTCAGTGGTAAAAGAGAGAAGCCCCTTTTGGAGTCCTTCCTGGAGAAATTCCTCCAAATCGGTCTCATAGATGGGACTGATGCCCTTGTTCAGCATCGCAACTTTCTGTTCGTCGATATCAACACAGGTTACCTGATGCCCTACATGGGCAAAACAGACTCCTGCGACCAACCCTACATATCCAGTCCCCGCAATCGTCAGACGCATAGGTTCTTCCTCCAAACTTCCTTGTAATGGTAAGAGCTGCATTACGCATCTCGGTATAGTATAGTAACAGAATCTGGAGGGAAAAGACATGGAAACGTACAAAACAGCGACAGTTCAGTTCCAGCATACACCTGGGAATAAAGAGGATAATCTTGAAATCATTACTGCTTATGTTGATGAAGCCAGGAAAGATGGTGTGAAGCTCATCGTATTCCCAGAGATGTGCATCACCGGTTACTGGCATGTAAGGAACCTCAGTAAAGAGGATATCCAGTTACTCGCAGAGCCAGTTCCTAAAGGTCCTTCCACCCAGAAGCTTGTACAACTGGCGACCAAATACAAGATGACCATCGGTGCAGGACTCATTGAATCGGCAGAGAATGGATCTCTGTACAATACCTATGTAGTAGCTCTCAGTGATGGCTCAGTCCACAAGCATAGAAAACTGCATACATTCATCAGCGCCCATATGGAAAGTGGTAACTCCTACACCGTGTTCGATACCCCAGAGGGGGTACGGCTCGGGGTACTCATCTGCTACGACAACAACATCATCGAGAATGCTCGTATGACTTCCCTCCTAGGGGCAGAAGTTTTGCTTGCTCCACACCAGAGCGGGGGATGCAACTCCGCCAGCCCGAAGGGGATGAAGACAATTGACCCACAGCTCTGGGAAGAGCGGGAGACCAGAGCTGATGAGCTCTTGGCAGAATTCCAAGGTCCAAAGGGGCGAGGTTGGCTGATGCGCTGGCTCCCCTCCCGTGCTCATGACAATGGCATGTTCCTGCTTTTCAGCAACGGTGTGGGAAGGGACGATGATGAAGTCAGGACCGGAAATGCCATGATCCTCGACCCGTATGGAGAGGTCTTGGCTGAATCGAAAGCAATTGGCAATGACATGGTAATCGCAGAACTCGACCTTTCTCTCATACCTACCAGTAATGGCAAGAGATGGATGAAGGCAAGAAGACCTGAGCTCTACTCCCTCATTGCCCAAAGGACAGGAGAAGAGGAAGAGACGAGAAAGGTTCGCTTCAGGTACGAGTAGAAAACCCAGCAAGTACCCCGTCATGATGGATATACTCAAGACAGGCAAGCAAGGGATTTCGAAGCATAGAACCCTGCTCAGCAGAAAGGCCGATCAGAGAGAAGAACCGTTTTGTATCAGACTCAATCACTCGTGCCGCAACAAGCAGCTCGTGTTTCTGTCCATCATCAATCAGTGAAGGATCAACAGTTTCAAGAAAACAAATCCAGAAAGACAATGCAAGGACCATTGAACCGAGAGGAAGCTGGTTCCTCAAGGCGAAGAGTAGTGCTGGGGTCAGGGCATTGGTAAACTTCTTCGACCCATCCTGGGCAAGACGCAAGAGCGTATCCTTGATTGAGGGATTCTGGAAACGTGCAATCAACTGATCCTTGTATGCCTCTTGATCGAATCCCTCGATGGAGGGAACACTCTTTCCCACCTCATCCATATACCACTCACGGATGAACTTCCTGAGATGCTCATCACACATAGCCTCAGCAACCTGTGAATAGCCCAACAAGTACGCTGGATATGCCAAGGCAGAGTGACTGCCGTTGAGCAACCGGATTTTCATCACCTCATAGGACTCCACCTGATCTGTGATGATTACTCCGGCTTTGCTGAAATCGGGTAGCCCCTCCAACCCTTTTGGCTCAATCACCCACTGTAGAAAGTCCTCACTGACCACACTCCACGTATCCTCATACCCATAGGTATCTGCAATGTGGGCAGTGTCCGCTTTGGTGGTATTGGGAGTGATCCTATCAACCATGGAAAGGGGGAATGAGACTGATTGCTCCAAGAA
The sequence above is drawn from the uncultured Sphaerochaeta sp. genome and encodes:
- a CDS encoding sugar ABC transporter substrate-binding protein; translated protein: MKTNQTKGVVRLLTFLLVLSLAMGMAFAAGAKEEAAPSGPVSMTIATWTSNPDQIALLDSFVQGFAAQKGIEIDATFESIPFAEYNTKLSLELQGQNGPDLFWVLETAAPAFIESGLLANLNDGMKAYDPQDISSDALELWSKDGNVYAIPFSTSPFFILYNEDLFAKAGVKTPEQYAAEGAWDWEAFKMASKTIKEKTGVWGFQTVDGQGYDARILHNLAPIVRSYGGDFWTDDGQVLINSDASVAAVQLFHDMVYQDVSVVPPGNQSDFFAGNAAMTVGQISRVSKLNDAAFAWGIAPMPSGPEGESPVIGQAAIGAHSKGKQASLASELVAYMTNKDSVAAMSGIWPPARKSVLESEAFLTSNKSVSKEQMQNAVAASIKTGRVLPSHVKYPQIEVESKMVFDKLWQKNANVGAILDEVAAVYAKYIK
- the zupT gene encoding zinc transporter ZupT, with the translated sequence MYDVSSSTLLVAFGLTIFAGLGTGVGSLMSFFSKKFNPRFLAAALGFSAGVMIYVAMIEIFVKAREALESAMGPKQGYWMTSIAFFAGIALIAIIDKLIPEYENPHEMKGVPGDLKPVKAGDDARLMRMGFFSALAIAIHNFPEGLATFMAGLSDPSLGISIAVAIAIHNIPEGVAVAAPIYYATKSRKKAFWLSLLSGLAEPVGAVIGYFLLRAWFNDITFGFVFASVAGIMVYISLDELLPTAEEYGEHHIAIAGVIAGMMVMALSLVLLA
- a CDS encoding class I SAM-dependent methyltransferase, producing the protein MSKERSTHLFNSIAPTYGLFFRYQKKRYAKNILGMKDTIDLSSYNSIIDVGCGTGAFCSALADLNLEVTGIDPASRMLAIAKKKAGRDNITFQEADVLDGLPFQDNQFDIAIASYVAHGMEREQRKKLYREMSRIAKHLVIIHDYNKNRAPLTSLIEWLEGGDYFHFIKHAETEMRDCLSEMKQCFRQVEVIPIAERANWYICTPNS
- a CDS encoding UDP-glucose/GDP-mannose dehydrogenase family protein, whose product is MRLTIAGTGYVGLVAGVCFAHVGHQVTCVDIDEQKVAMLNKGISPIYETDLEEFLQEGLQKGLLSFTTDYQSAYRDPDVIFIGVGTPELPDGSANLSYVASVARQIAESVERDCLVVVKSTVPVGTNDKVEQFIKDSLVHPVRIEVASNPEFLAQGTAVHDMMHAQRIVIGIEDKHSETILRELYAPFSLPIVAVSRRSAEMTKYASNDFLALKISYMNDLANLCELVGANIEDVALGMSLDQRIGSRFLKAGIGYGGSCFPKDTKALQYLAAQYGYNLRTVTAAVDVNNEQRYKLYRKAANRMITFSGIKVAVLGLAFKSGTDDLRESPAVYNIPLLLEQGAEITAFDPVAEENCKRQYQFPMEYAQTVEDALNGAQVCFIFTDWQEIRDVGPSAFKSLMRTALVYDGRNLFDSRAMLEAGVEYYSIGR
- a CDS encoding nitrilase family protein, which gives rise to METYKTATVQFQHTPGNKEDNLEIITAYVDEARKDGVKLIVFPEMCITGYWHVRNLSKEDIQLLAEPVPKGPSTQKLVQLATKYKMTIGAGLIESAENGSLYNTYVVALSDGSVHKHRKLHTFISAHMESGNSYTVFDTPEGVRLGVLICYDNNIIENARMTSLLGAEVLLAPHQSGGCNSASPKGMKTIDPQLWEERETRADELLAEFQGPKGRGWLMRWLPSRAHDNGMFLLFSNGVGRDDDEVRTGNAMILDPYGEVLAESKAIGNDMVIAELDLSLIPTSNGKRWMKARRPELYSLIAQRTGEEEETRKVRFRYE
- a CDS encoding mannitol dehydrogenase family protein, coding for MQLSNATYKKLANKIHIPLYDRSQLKPAIVHIGLGHFHRSHFCYYLHTLLQQGITNWGIEEVDLIATTTKERAEKQDYLFTLCSKDPQGSEEACIIGCILGYTEGWKYPERVSELIAREETKLVTLTITEKGYCYDAENHSLDWKHPAIVHDLAHPTTPQSAVGHLALALRIRKDPLTIASCDNMPSNGAVLRICLYQYCQRVFPEVLPFLEQSVSFPLSMVDRITPNTTKADTAHIADTYGYEDTWSVVSEDFLQWVIEPKGLEGLPDFSKAGVIITDQVESYEVMKIRLLNGSHSALAYPAYLLGYSQVAEAMCDEHLRKFIREWYMDEVGKSVPSIEGFDQEAYKDQLIARFQNPSIKDTLLRLAQDGSKKFTNALTPALLFALRNQLPLGSMVLALSFWICFLETVDPSLIDDGQKHELLVAARVIESDTKRFFSLIGLSAEQGSMLRNPLLACLEYIHHDGVLAGFSTRT